GGCGTGGAGCCGGTCCATCCAGCGCAACTTGTAATCGTATTTGTCGCCGGGGGCGGGGTTGCCGTTCGGCAAGTACAGACTCACCACCCGGACCACGCCGGCTTTGGTGGAGACCAGCGCCTCCAGGAAACGGGCCTGGACGTCGGCCTCGTCGCCGATCAGGCCAGGTGCCACCTCGTCGAAGGGTAATTTGGATAACAGGGCGACGCCGTTGAATGTCTTCTGGCCGTGGACTGCGACATTGTAGCCGAGGGCTTCCAGCGGCTCGCGGGGGAAGGCATCGTCCTGGCACTTGATCTCCTGCAGGCAGACGATGTCGGGTGCCCGTTCCTTGAGCCAGGCCTGCAGGCTGTCGAGGCGCTGGCGGATGGAGTTCACGTTCCAGGTGGCAATACGCATCGGGCGGAAATCCGTCGGAAGCACATAAACAGAAAGTTACGCGCCAGAATCGGGCGAAACGGCGAAAGGTGCCCCTGTTTAGCAGAAACGGCGCAGGTAAGTGCAGTTTGGCCCGTTATATGCTAAGTATCGCGCTTATGTGACCGCCATTGCGGTCGACCGGTTGGCCGCCGGAAACCGCTAAAAGGAGCGTCTGGGTTAGGGGGCTACGGACCCAGACCGTCTGAAGACGATGAAAAGTCGAAAGTTGCTGCTTTTGGTTCTCGTGCTGGTTGCGGCCGGCACCGTTTATTTTGCTCGTGGCTATTTCACGGGCGAGTCGGGCCCCGTGCGCGCACAGCAAGGCGGCGGCGAACGGGTCGTGCCCGTCGAGGTTGCCAAGGCCGAGCAGAAGAAGGTTCCGGTCAATCTCGATGCTCTGGGAACCGTGACGCCCATCGCCAATGTCGCCCTGAAGGCGCGGCTGGAGACCACCATCACCGCCGTCCACTTCCGTGACGGAGCGCATGTCGACAAGGGCGATCTTCTCTTCACGCTCGACTGCCGCCAGATCGAAGCCGACATGAAGCGGGTGCAGGCTGTTATCGACGGCGCGCAAGCCTCGCTCGAACAGGCCCAGCGCGACGTGCAGCGCTATTCCGATCTCGTCGACCGCAATGCGACGCCTATCGTCACCCTCAACAACGCGCAAACCGCGGTGAACGTCTCCCGTGCCACGGCGGAGTCGAACCGCGCTCAGCTTGAAAATCTCAAGGTCCAGCTTGGCTACTGCTCGATCCGTGCGCCGATCGCCGGCCGCATCAGCATGGCCAATGTCAAGGTCGGCAACTTTGTGCGCCCCGCCGACACCGCGCCGATGGCGACCATCATCCAGACCGCGCCGATCTATGTGAGCTTCCCGGTGCCGCAGAAGAACCTGCCGGCGATCCGGCAAGCGATTGCCGCCGAAACGGCGACCGTTCAGGCCAACATCCCGGGCGATGCCAAGCGCGCCGATGGCGCGGTGACCATGATCGAGAATTCGGTCGACGCGTCCACCGGCACGGCCATGATCCGCGCCACCATGCCGAACCAGGATGAATTGTTGTGGCCCGGCACGCTCGTCAATGCGCGCATGACCTTGCGTGTCGAGGACGCGGTGACCGTACCGGCGAATGCCGTGTCTGTCAGCCAGACCGGCAATTTCGTTTTTGTCATCGAGGACGGCAAGGCGCGGGTGCAGCAGATCGTCGTCGAACGGCAGGTCGGCGACGAGTCGGTCATCGCATCAGGGCTCAAGGGCGGCGAGACAGTGGTGACCGACGGTCAGGCCTTTCTCGCCAATGGCACGCGGGTTCGGATACAGACCGGCGGCCGGCCGGCGCCGGCCGGCAAACCGGCGGGCACGTAAGCTTGCAAAAGACGAACCGGCGAGGCGGCGACGCGCCGGTCATGATGGGCGACGTTTCGGGCTGATAGGGGCAGGTCGAGGTCGATGAATATTTCAGAAGTCTGCATTCGCCGTCCGGTGCTGACGACGCTGTTGATGGCATCGATCATCGTGCTCGGCATCTTCGGCTATCGGCTGCTGCCGGTGGCGGCGTTGCCCGCGGTAGACTTCCCGACCATCCGTATCACCGCAACGCTGCCAGGCGCTTCGCCCGAAACCATGGCGGCATCGGTGGCCTCGCCGATCGAGCGCCAGTTATCGACCATCGCCGGCATCACGTCGCTGACCTCGTCGTCCTCGCTCGGCAACACCGAAATCACCGTCCAGTTCGACCTTGGCCGCAATATCGACGGCGCCTCGCTCGACGTGCAGACGGCACTGTCCATCGCGCAGCGGCGCCTGCCGGTCGAAATGACCACGCCGCCGTCGTTCCGAAAGGTCAATCCGGGCGACTTCCCGGTGATCTTCTTCTCGATGCGCTCGGCGACGATGCCGCTTTCGGAAATCAACGATTTCGCCGAAACGGTACTATCGCCTCAGCTCTCGCAATTGCCCGGCGTGGCGCAGGTCGCCGTCTATGGCGCGCAACGCTATGCTGTCCGCGTGCAAGTCGACCCGGTCGCGGCCGCGGCACGCAATGTCTCGCTCGATGAAATCCGCACCGTGGTCGCGCGCGCCAACTCGGCGGCGCCGGTCGGCAATCTCGACGGTAACAAACAGTCGCTGACCCTTGTCGCGACGTCATCGATGAAGCGCGCGGCCGATTATGCCGATGTCGTCGTGAAATACGTTAATGGCGCGCCGATCAAGCTCAGCGAAGTGGCGCGTGTCGTCGATAGCGTCGAGAACGACAAGATTGCCACCTGGTTCAATGACGACCGCGCCATCGTGCTGGCCGTCCAGCGCCAGCCCGACGCCAATACGGTCGAGGTGGTGGACGCCGCGGTCAATCTCATCCCGCGCATGCGCGCGCAGATACCGGCGGCCATCGAGCTGCGGCCGCTGTTCGACCGTTCGATCTCGATCCGCGACGCCGTGCACGACGTGAAGGAGACTTTGGCGATCGCCGTGGTGCTGGTCATCATGGTGATCTTCCTGTTCCTGCGGAAGGTGTCGGCGACCGTGATCCCGTCGCTGGCGGTGCCGATGTCGCTGGTCGGCACGTTCGCCGCGATGTACATGTTCGGCTTCTCGATCAACAACATGACGCTGCTGGCGCTAACGCTGTCGGTCGGCTTCGTCGTCGACGACGCCATCGTCATGCTCGAGAACATCGTGCGCCATATCGAGGGCGGCATGCGGCCGTTCGAGGCGGCGCTGAAAGGCGCGCGCGAGATCGGCTTCACCATCGTATCGATCACGTTCTCGCTGATCGCGGTGTTCATCCCCGTGCTGCTGATGGGCGGCATGGTCGGCCGGGTGTTCCGCGAGTTCGCCGTCACGGTGGCCGTCGCCATCGTCGTGTCGGGCTTCGTGTCGCTGACGCTGACGCCGATGCTGTGCGCCCGCGTGCTCAGGGGACATCATCCGGGCGAAGAGGAGAAGCAGAACTTCGTCCTGCGCGGCTTCGAGTGGGCGTTCGAGCGGGTCCTCGGCGCCTACGAACGGACGCTCGACCGCGTGCTCGCCTACAAGGCGGTGATGCTCGGCGTGACGTTTCTGACGCTTATCGGCACGGTCTGGCTCTATGCCATCGCGCCCAAGGGTTTCTTCCCGACCGAGGACACCGGCTTCCTGACCGGCATCACCGAGGCCAAGACCGATATCTCGTATGCCGCCATGGTCGAGCACCAGCGCAAGCTGGCCGATATCGTGCGCGCCGATCCGGCGGTGGCCTATGTGAACTCGACCGTCGGCATTGGCGGCCCGAATTCGCTCGTCAATAACGGGCGCATGCTGGTGGCGCTCAAGCCCAAGTCGGAGCGCGGAGAATTGCGTCCCGTGATCGACCGGCTGCGGCGTACCGCCAACGCCGTGCCGGGCATCCGGATCTTCTTCCAGCCGATTCAGAACATCAATCTCGGCGGCCGGCCGTCGAAGAGTCAGTATCAATATACGATGCAGTCGAACGACACCGACGCGCTGTATCGGCTGGCGCCGGACATGCGCGACAAGATCGCCGAACTGCCCGGCCTGCTCGACGTGACGACCGATCTCTACATCAAGAACCCGCAAGTGTCGGTCGAGGTCGACCGGCAGAAGGCCGCCGTGTATGGTGTCACCATCGATCAGGTGCGTCAGGAGCTTTACAACGCTTTCGGCACGCGCCAGGTCGCGACCATCTATACGCCGTCGAACGACTATCAGGTGATCCTGCAGGCGTTGCCGGAGGTCCAGAAGCTAGGCCCCGATGCGCTCAACAACATCTACCTGAAGACCGCGAGCGGCACTTCGATCCCGCTGTCGGCGGTGACGCGTTTCGAGCGCACCGTCGGCCCGCTGCAGGTCAACCACCAGGGCCAGCAGCCATCGGTGACGATCTCCTTCAACCTTGCGCCCGGCACCTCACTCGGCCAGGCGACCGACGCCATCCGCAAGCTGGAGCGCGACGAGCGGCTGCCGGCGAGCATCACCGCGACGTTCCAGGGTACTACGCAGGTGTTCGAGGAGGCGCAGAAGGGGCAGGGCATCCTGATCCTCGCTGCCATCTTCGCCGCTTATATCGTGCTTGGCATTCTCTACGAGAGCTTCATCCACCCGATCACGATCATCTCCGGCCTGCCGTCGGCCGGCATCGGCGCCATCCTGACGCTGATGTTGTTCAAGATGGATCTGTCGGTGATCGCCATGATCGGCATCGTCATGCTGGTCGGTATCGTCAAGAAGAACGCGATCATGATGATCGACTTCGCGCTCGAGCGCCGCCGCATCGGCCTGTCGGCGGAGGCGGCGATCCGTGAGGCGGCGCTGCTGCGATTCCGCCCGATCATGATGACGACCTTCGCGGCGATCTTCGGCACCTTGCCGATCGCGCTCGGAGCCGGCGCCGGCGCCGAACTGCGCCAGCCGCTCGGCATCGCCGTGGTCGGCGGCCTCTGCGTGTCGCAGTTGCTGACGCTGTACATCACGCCGGTGGTCTATCTCTATCTCGATCGCTTCGACCGCATGCTCAAGCGCCGCCTCGAGCCGCAGCTCGAGGAGGTCAAGGACGCCCCGGCGCAGGTGGCGGCCGAATAGGGCGCTTTAAAGCCGAGTAATGGAGTTTTTAACCTGGAATGGCCGGGCAGCCAGTCCGGCCATTGCCCTGTCATGTTTGATGCTATGATGCCGGCCGCGTCGACAGGCCGAACGGGGAGGCAACATGGAATCGCTGGTATTTCTGATCGCACTGGTGGTGCTGGTGCTGGCGGTGGTTGCCGCCGGTGTGAAGACGGTGCCGCAGGGCTTTCAATGGACCGTGGAGCGCTTCGGCCGCTATCGCACGACGCTGATGCCGGGCCTCAACCTGATCGTGCCCTTCATCGACAGGATCGGCCACAAGATCAACGTGCAGGAAACGGTGCTCGAGATTCCGAGCCAGTCGGTGATCACCAAGGACAACGCCTCGGTGACGGTGGACGGCATCGTGTTCTTTCAGGTCCTGCAGGCGGCGAGAGCTGCCTATGAAGTGCAGAATCTGCAGGGGGCGGTCGCCAATATGGCGCTCACCAATATCCGCACCGCGATCGGCGCGCTCGATCTCGACGAGACCCTGTCCAAGCGCGACGAAATCAACGACCGATTGCTTCAAGTGCTCGATGCCGCCACGCAGCCGTGGGGAGTCAAGATCACCCGCGTCGAACTGAAAGACATCAGCCCGCCGGACAACGTCGTGGCCTCGATGGCGATGCAGCTCACCGCCGAGCGCGAACGCCGCGCGGCCATCCTGACCGCCGAGGGCATCAAGCAGGCCGCGATTCTGAAAGCGGAAGGCGAGAAGCAGTCGCAGATTCTGGCGGCAGAAGGCCGCCTTGCGGCCGCTAACCGCGACGCCGAAGCGCGCGAGCGTCTCGCTACCGCCGAGGCGGAGGCGACGCGCGCCGTCTCCAAGGCGGTCGAGGATGGCAATGTGCAGGCGCTCAATTATTTCGTGGCACAGAAATATGTCGAAGCGCTTAGCCAGATTGGCCAGGCGCCGAATGCCAAATTACTGCTGATGCCAATGGAGATGTCCGGCGTGGTCAGCGCGGTTGCCGGTATCGCCGAGTTGACCAAGAACGCCAAGCTCGGTGACGCCAAGTGACCGGAGCCATGCCGATCTGGACATCGCCGTGGGTCTGGGCAGTGGCGGCCGTCGTCGTCGCGTTTCTCGAACTGGCGGTGCCAGGCAATTATCTCATCTGGATCGCCTGTGCCGCCGCGTTCACGGCTCTTGTCGGCTTCGTATTCGACTGGTCGTTGAATTCGCAACTGACTTTCTTCGCGGTGGCCTGCATCGCGTCCTGCGTCGCGGGCTATTTTGTCTATCGCCGGCTGGCGTTGAGTGGTGCCGATGCCGAGCCGATGAACCGGCGCGATCTTGAGCTGGTCGGTCAGCCGGCCACGGCCAGCGAAGCTTTTGTCAACGGCCGCGGCCATGTCCGGCTCAACGACACGATTTGGCTGGCCGAAGGCAACGAGGATTTCGCCGCCGGTACGGCGCTGACGATTACGGCGGTGCATGGAACGAGTCTGGTCGTTGTCAGAAAGTAAGCCGCGCACAAAAGTGCAGGGCAGGCGACTGTATACAATGGCATAGGCCTTGCTTTGGTAGCTCTGGTCCAATCGACTGGAGAATGCCATGCGCCGCGTTGCCGCTTTCGTCGCCTTGTTGCTTGCGATGTCGCTCAATATTCCGCCGTCGGTCCAGGCGGCGGACTGGCCGACGCGGCCCGTGCGGGTCGTCGTTCCGTTCGGCGCTGGGAGCGCCACCGACGTTATTCCGCGTATCGTGTTTGACCAGGTCGGCAGGGAAATCGGGCAGCAGATCATCGTTGAAAACCGCGGCGGTGCCGGCGGCACCATCGGCGAAGCCGCCGTCGCCGCCGCGGAACCGGACGGCTATACGTTCCTGACGACATCGTCGGCGCACACCATCGCGCCGGCACTCTACTCCAAGCTCAGTTATTCGGTGGCGGACGACTTTGCGACGGTGGCAGCGGTCGGCAGCGTCCCGAACGTGTTGATTATTGCGCCGTCGCGCGGCATCAAGACCATTCAGGACTTCGTCAAGGAAGCAAAGGCCAATCCCGGCAAGCTCACTTTCGCTTCGCTCGGCATCGGATCGGCGGTGCATATGAGCGCCGAACGCTTCCGCTTTAGTGCCGGCTACGATGCTCTGCACGTGCCGTTCAAGGGCGGGGCCGAAGCGCTGAACGAGGTGATCGCCGGCCGCGTCGACTATTATTTCTGCCCCATCGCCACCGCGCTGCCGCACATCAAGGCAGGCAAGTTGCTGGCGCTGGCGGTGTCGAGCCCGACGCGCGCGCCGCAACTGCCCGACGTGCCGACGACGTTGGAAGCCGGTTTCCCGAACAGCGATTACACGTTCTGGATCGGCACCTTTGCGCCGGCCAAGACCGACAAGGCGATCGCCGATAAATTCGGAGCCGCGATCGCCAAGGCGCTATCCTCGCCCGAAGTGAGGGCGAAGCTTGAGGCGATCGGTGCCCAACCGGCGTCGATCTCGCGCGAGGCGTTCGACAAGCAGGTCAAGACCGAACTCGGCACCTATGCCGAGTTCGCCAAGAAAACAGGGATGAAGATCAACTAGAGCCTTGGCAGCTTTGATGGAATCAAAGCGCGAAGCTGGTGCCGCAGCCGCAGGCCGCGGTGGCGTTCGGGTTCTTGACCTTGAACGAGGCGCCGATCAGGTCATCGACGAAGTCGATCTCGGACCCGGCCATGTAGTTCACCGACACCTGGTCGATGAGCACGGTGGCGCCGTCGCGGCTGATGACGAGGTCGTCGTCGGCGCACTCGCGATCCATATCGAACTTGTATTGGAAGCCCGAGCAGCCGCCGCCTTCGACCGAGACGCGCAGCATGGTGCCGACGGGCTCGCCTTTGAGGATTTCGCCGATCCGCCGGGCGGCGCGTTCGCTGACCGTAACCGGGGTGGCGCTATCGGTGACCGCGTCCATTTCAGTTCCCAAATCGGTTCCTCTATGGCGTTGCCATAGGCTGTCACCGATAGTTAAGTGCGCCGGACCGCCCCGTCAATGCGGCCCCGATTCGCCGGAAAACGCCACATGGCCATCGATAGCGGCCGCCCCCGCGCCATTTACGCCGCCGATCCGCGCCAAAGCCGCGGCCGGCTGGTGGCCGAGCCGGCAAGCCCGACCCGCAACGATTTCCGCCGCGACTGCGACCGCATCATCCACTCGGCGGCGTTCCGGCGCCTTGCTTACAAAACGCAGGTTTTCATCTTCCACGAAGGCGATCACTACCGCACGCGGCTCACCCACACGTTGGAAGTGGCGCAGATCGCCCGCTCGCTGGCGCGGGCCTTGGGCTGTGACGAAGATCTGGCGGAGGTGGTGGCGCTGAGCCACGACCTCGGCCACACGCCGTTCGGTCATGCCGGCGAACGCGCGCTCGACCGCATTCTGCGCCATGCCGGCGGCTTCGATCACAATGCGCAGGCGCTGCGGATCGTCACCGATCTGGAGCGCCGCTATGCCGACTTCGACGGCCTCAACCTGACCTGGGAAACGCTCGAGGGTCTGGTCAAGCACAACGGCGCACTGCTGGCGCGCGATGGCGCGCCGACGGTGCGCTATGCCGAGCACGGCGTGCCGAAACCGATCCTGGCCTATAACAGGCGGCACGACCTCGAACTGTGGTCGCAGGCTTCCGCCGAGGCGCAGATCGCGGCGGTCGCCGATGACATCGCTTACGACGCCCACGACATCGACGACGGTCTGCGCGCCGACCTGTTCACCCTGGGCGATCTATCGAGCGTGCCGTTCCTTGGCGGCATCGTGCGCGAGATCGAGGACCGTTATCGCAGCCTCGATCCGGCGCGCCGCGTCCATGAGGTGACGCGCCGCGTCATCACGCGGATGATCGAGGACGTGATCGCCGAGAGCGAGCGCCGCATTGCCGAGCTTGCCCCGCACAGCGTGTCCGATATCCGCAACGCACCGGGAGCGGTGGTCGGATTCTCGGCGGCGATGACGGCGGTCGACGAAGCGATCAAGGGCTTCCTCTATCCGCGCATGTATCGCCACCATCGGGTCATGCGGGTGATGCACGACGCCGAAGGCGTGGTCGCCGACCTGTTCCTGCACTTCAGCGCCACACCAAGCGACTTGCCCGAGGAGTGGTGCGTGGGTTTTGCCGGGCTCGACGATACGAGCAGGGAACGGCGCATCGCCGACTATATCGCCGGCATGACCGATCGCTACGCGCTCGCCGAGCACACGCGCTTCTTCGGGACGACGCCTGAACTGCGCTGACGCGCCG
The Pseudolabrys sp. FHR47 genome window above contains:
- the xth gene encoding exodeoxyribonuclease III; this translates as MRIATWNVNSIRQRLDSLQAWLKERAPDIVCLQEIKCQDDAFPREPLEALGYNVAVHGQKTFNGVALLSKLPFDEVAPGLIGDEADVQARFLEALVSTKAGVVRVVSLYLPNGNPAPGDKYDYKLRWMDRLHAFAADRLKLEEPLVLAGDYNVIPQPVDAKRPEVWVNDALFLPQTRERFRALTNLGFTDAIRAVTDDSGVYSFWDYQAGAWQKNEGIRIDHLLLSPQAADKLTDAGIDKHVRSWDKPSDHVPVWADLNIER
- a CDS encoding efflux RND transporter periplasmic adaptor subunit gives rise to the protein MLLLVLVLVAAGTVYFARGYFTGESGPVRAQQGGGERVVPVEVAKAEQKKVPVNLDALGTVTPIANVALKARLETTITAVHFRDGAHVDKGDLLFTLDCRQIEADMKRVQAVIDGAQASLEQAQRDVQRYSDLVDRNATPIVTLNNAQTAVNVSRATAESNRAQLENLKVQLGYCSIRAPIAGRISMANVKVGNFVRPADTAPMATIIQTAPIYVSFPVPQKNLPAIRQAIAAETATVQANIPGDAKRADGAVTMIENSVDASTGTAMIRATMPNQDELLWPGTLVNARMTLRVEDAVTVPANAVSVSQTGNFVFVIEDGKARVQQIVVERQVGDESVIASGLKGGETVVTDGQAFLANGTRVRIQTGGRPAPAGKPAGT
- a CDS encoding efflux RND transporter permease subunit, with translation MNISEVCIRRPVLTTLLMASIIVLGIFGYRLLPVAALPAVDFPTIRITATLPGASPETMAASVASPIERQLSTIAGITSLTSSSSLGNTEITVQFDLGRNIDGASLDVQTALSIAQRRLPVEMTTPPSFRKVNPGDFPVIFFSMRSATMPLSEINDFAETVLSPQLSQLPGVAQVAVYGAQRYAVRVQVDPVAAAARNVSLDEIRTVVARANSAAPVGNLDGNKQSLTLVATSSMKRAADYADVVVKYVNGAPIKLSEVARVVDSVENDKIATWFNDDRAIVLAVQRQPDANTVEVVDAAVNLIPRMRAQIPAAIELRPLFDRSISIRDAVHDVKETLAIAVVLVIMVIFLFLRKVSATVIPSLAVPMSLVGTFAAMYMFGFSINNMTLLALTLSVGFVVDDAIVMLENIVRHIEGGMRPFEAALKGAREIGFTIVSITFSLIAVFIPVLLMGGMVGRVFREFAVTVAVAIVVSGFVSLTLTPMLCARVLRGHHPGEEEKQNFVLRGFEWAFERVLGAYERTLDRVLAYKAVMLGVTFLTLIGTVWLYAIAPKGFFPTEDTGFLTGITEAKTDISYAAMVEHQRKLADIVRADPAVAYVNSTVGIGGPNSLVNNGRMLVALKPKSERGELRPVIDRLRRTANAVPGIRIFFQPIQNINLGGRPSKSQYQYTMQSNDTDALYRLAPDMRDKIAELPGLLDVTTDLYIKNPQVSVEVDRQKAAVYGVTIDQVRQELYNAFGTRQVATIYTPSNDYQVILQALPEVQKLGPDALNNIYLKTASGTSIPLSAVTRFERTVGPLQVNHQGQQPSVTISFNLAPGTSLGQATDAIRKLERDERLPASITATFQGTTQVFEEAQKGQGILILAAIFAAYIVLGILYESFIHPITIISGLPSAGIGAILTLMLFKMDLSVIAMIGIVMLVGIVKKNAIMMIDFALERRRIGLSAEAAIREAALLRFRPIMMTTFAAIFGTLPIALGAGAGAELRQPLGIAVVGGLCVSQLLTLYITPVVYLYLDRFDRMLKRRLEPQLEEVKDAPAQVAAE
- a CDS encoding SPFH domain-containing protein, encoding MESLVFLIALVVLVLAVVAAGVKTVPQGFQWTVERFGRYRTTLMPGLNLIVPFIDRIGHKINVQETVLEIPSQSVITKDNASVTVDGIVFFQVLQAARAAYEVQNLQGAVANMALTNIRTAIGALDLDETLSKRDEINDRLLQVLDAATQPWGVKITRVELKDISPPDNVVASMAMQLTAERERRAAILTAEGIKQAAILKAEGEKQSQILAAEGRLAAANRDAEARERLATAEAEATRAVSKAVEDGNVQALNYFVAQKYVEALSQIGQAPNAKLLLMPMEMSGVVSAVAGIAELTKNAKLGDAK
- a CDS encoding NfeD family protein, producing the protein MPIWTSPWVWAVAAVVVAFLELAVPGNYLIWIACAAAFTALVGFVFDWSLNSQLTFFAVACIASCVAGYFVYRRLALSGADAEPMNRRDLELVGQPATASEAFVNGRGHVRLNDTIWLAEGNEDFAAGTALTITAVHGTSLVVVRK
- a CDS encoding tripartite tricarboxylate transporter substrate binding protein, whose translation is MRRVAAFVALLLAMSLNIPPSVQAADWPTRPVRVVVPFGAGSATDVIPRIVFDQVGREIGQQIIVENRGGAGGTIGEAAVAAAEPDGYTFLTTSSAHTIAPALYSKLSYSVADDFATVAAVGSVPNVLIIAPSRGIKTIQDFVKEAKANPGKLTFASLGIGSAVHMSAERFRFSAGYDALHVPFKGGAEALNEVIAGRVDYYFCPIATALPHIKAGKLLALAVSSPTRAPQLPDVPTTLEAGFPNSDYTFWIGTFAPAKTDKAIADKFGAAIAKALSSPEVRAKLEAIGAQPASISREAFDKQVKTELGTYAEFAKKTGMKIN
- the erpA gene encoding iron-sulfur cluster insertion protein ErpA, encoding MDAVTDSATPVTVSERAARRIGEILKGEPVGTMLRVSVEGGGCSGFQYKFDMDRECADDDLVISRDGATVLIDQVSVNYMAGSEIDFVDDLIGASFKVKNPNATAACGCGTSFAL
- a CDS encoding deoxyguanosinetriphosphate triphosphohydrolase, with translation MAIDSGRPRAIYAADPRQSRGRLVAEPASPTRNDFRRDCDRIIHSAAFRRLAYKTQVFIFHEGDHYRTRLTHTLEVAQIARSLARALGCDEDLAEVVALSHDLGHTPFGHAGERALDRILRHAGGFDHNAQALRIVTDLERRYADFDGLNLTWETLEGLVKHNGALLARDGAPTVRYAEHGVPKPILAYNRRHDLELWSQASAEAQIAAVADDIAYDAHDIDDGLRADLFTLGDLSSVPFLGGIVREIEDRYRSLDPARRVHEVTRRVITRMIEDVIAESERRIAELAPHSVSDIRNAPGAVVGFSAAMTAVDEAIKGFLYPRMYRHHRVMRVMHDAEGVVADLFLHFSATPSDLPEEWCVGFAGLDDTSRERRIADYIAGMTDRYALAEHTRFFGTTPELR